One genomic window of Prinia subflava isolate CZ2003 ecotype Zambia chromosome 27, Cam_Psub_1.2, whole genome shotgun sequence includes the following:
- the LOC134562423 gene encoding olfactory receptor 14A16-like: MIPACQCLLSTVHDAQSEEMSNSSSISHFLLLPLAHTRQLQLLHFCLFLAISLAALLANGLIISAVACGHLLHSPMFFFLLNLALSDLGSILTTVPKAMHNSLWDTRNISYEGCAEQLFLYVFFISAEYSLLTVMCYDRYVSICKPLHYGTLLGSRACAHMAAAAWASAFLTALLHTANTFSLPLCHGNALGQFFCEIPHILKLSCSKSYLRELGLIVLSVILYFGCFAFIVFSYVQIFRAVLRIPSEQGQHKAFSTCLPHLAVVSLFLSTAFFAHLKPSFISSPSLDLAVSVLYSVVPPALNPLIYSLRNQELKAAVWRLMTG; this comes from the coding sequence ATGATCCCAGCTTGTCAATGTCTTCTTTCAACAGTCCATGATGCACAGAGTGAAgaaatgtccaacagcagctccatcagccacttcctcctgctgccattggcacacacgcggcagctgcagctgctgcacttctgcctcttcctggccatctccctggctgccctcctggccaacggcctcatcatcagcgccgtagcctgcggccacctcctgcacagccccatgttcttcttcctgctcaacctggccctcagcgacctgggctccatcctcaccactgtgcccaaagccatgcacaattccctctgggacaccaggaacatctcTTATGAAGGATGTGCTGAACAGCtatttctgtatgtatttttcatttcagcagagtATTCCCTCCTGACCGTGATGTGCTACGACCgctacgtgtccatctgcaaacccctgcactacgggaccctcctgggcagcagagcttgtgcccacatggcagcagctgcctgggccagtgcctttctcactgctctgctgcacacagccaatacattttccctgcccctgtgccatggcaatgccctgggccagttcttctgtgaaatcccacacatcctcaagctctcctgctccaaatcctacCTCAGGGAACTTGGGCTGATTGTGCTAAGTGTTATTCtatattttggttgttttgcgttcattgttttctcctatgtgcagatcttcagggctgtgctgaggatcccctctgagcagggacagcacaaagccttttccacctgcctccctcacctggctgtggtCTCCCTGTTTCTCAGCACTGCATTTTTTGCTCACCTGAAGCCCTCTTtcatctcctccccatccctggatctggcAGTGTCAGTTCTTTACTCGgtggtgcctccagccctgaaccccctcatctacagcctgaggaaccaggagctcaaggctgcagtgtggagacTGATGACTGGATGA
- the LOC134562411 gene encoding olfactory receptor 14C36-like, whose protein sequence is MSNSSSISHFLLLPLAHTRQLQLLHFCLFLAISLAALLANGLIISAVACGHLLHSPMFFFLLNLALSDLGSICTTVPKAMHNSLWDTRNISYEGCAAQVFFFAFFIASEFAFLTVMCYDRYVSICKPLHYGTLLGSRACAHMAAAAWASAFLNALLHTANTFSLPLCQGNAVDQFFCEIPHILKLSCSKSYLRELGLLVVTFCLASGCFVFIVFSYEQIFRAVLRIPTEQGRHKAFSTCLPHLAVVSLFLSTDTFVYLKPPSISSPAMDFVVSVLYSVVPPALNPFIYSLRNQELKESLRKAMTGCFSCFPFSHNSRPSALHWETERSWKHTPGLAPAVQAWHSISVVSQHPLSIQGLRVGKVLGRDTAMPVTQNNQRDIPDRMTLVPVKNLRKEEE, encoded by the coding sequence atgtccaacagcagctccatcagccacttcctcctgctgccattggcacacacgcggcagctgcagctcctgcacttctgcctcttcctggccatctccctggctgccctcctggccaacggcctcatcatcagcgccgtagcctgcggccacctcctgcacagccccatgttcttcttcctgctcaacctggccctcagcgacctgggctccatctgcaccactgtccccaaagccatgcacaattccctctgggacaccaggaacatctcctatgaaggatgtgctgcacaggtgtttttctttgcttttttcattGCATCAGAATTTGCCTTTCTCACCGTGATGTGCTACGACCGCTatgtgtccatctgcaaacccctgcactacgggaccctcctgggcagcagagcttgtgcccacatggcagcagctgcctgggccagtgcctttctcaatgCTCTGCTTCAcacagccaatacattttccctgcctctATGCCAGGGGAATGCTGTGGaccagttcttctgtgaaatcccacacatcctcaagctctcctgctccaaatcctacCTCAGGGAACTTGGGCTTCTCGTTGTCACTTTCTGTTTAGCTTCTGGGTGctttgtgttcattgttttctcctatgagcagatcttcagggctgtgctgaggatccccactgagcagggaaggcacaaagccttttccacctgcctccctcacctggctgtggtctccctgttcctcagcactgaCACATTTGTCTACCTGAAgcccccctccatctcctccccagcaATGGACTTTGTGGTTTCAGTTCTCTACTCGGTGGTGCCTCCTGCCCTGAACCCCttcatctacagcctgaggaaccaggaaCTCAAGGAATCTCTCAGAAAAGCCATGACTGGATGCTTTTCATGCTTTCCATTTTCCCATAACAGCCGTCCCAGTGCTTTGCATTGGGAGACAGAAAGGAGCTGGAAACACACCCCTGGTTtggctcctgctgtgcaggCCTGGCACAGCATCAGTGTTGTGTCTCAGCATCCCCTCTCCATCCAGGGGCTGCGAGTGGGTAAGGTCCTGGGGAGGGACACAGCCATGCCAGTGACCCAAAAtaaccaaagggatattccagaccgTATGACATTAGTTCCTGTAAAAAATCtaaggaaggaggaggaatag